The following are from one region of the Canis lupus familiaris isolate Mischka breed German Shepherd chromosome 30, alternate assembly UU_Cfam_GSD_1.0, whole genome shotgun sequence genome:
- the STRA6 gene encoding receptor for retinol uptake STRA6 isoform X2, whose amino-acid sequence MSSQAAGNQTASGAADDYSDWYLDEPQDGQELPAEGAVPSCHPSVLSGLLHTCLAVLSVLVLLLLAVLMRRRQLRPRCRHGGPRLPSPVDFLAGDMTWTVPAAVFMVLFSSLCLLLPAEDALPFLTLASFPSGDGRTVTLRGPWKILALLYYPALYYPLAACATVRHGAAHLLGSMLSWAHFGVQVWQRAECPQTPQIHKYYSLLASLPLLLGLGFLSLWYPVQLVRSVRRRPGAGSEGLQSSYSEDYLRTLLCRKKLASSSRASKHGFLSRAWVSYRNYIYTPQRGFRLPLKLVLSATLTGSAIYQVALLLLVGVVPTIQRMRAGITTDICYLLAGFGILLSEDKQEVVGLVKYYLWALEACYISALVLSCSLTFLMLIRSLVTHRTNLQALHRGAALDLGPLPQHPHPSRQAIVCWMSFSAYHTAFTCLGLLVQQIIFFLGTTILAFLVFMPVLHGRNLLLLRHLESSWPFWLTLSLAVILQNTAAHWVFLETHHGRPELTNRRVLYAVTFFLFPINVLVGAMVVAWRVLLSALYNAIHLGQMDLSLMPPRAAALDPGYYTYCSFLKIEASQSHPATTAFCTLLLRTRQPRRPQDGLRRGEEEEGMQLLQTKDPAARGVGSRARQGRARWGLAYTLLHNPALQAFRKPALSGA is encoded by the exons ATGTCGTCCCAGGCGGCGGGGAACCAGACCGCCTCCGGAGCCGCAGACGACTACAGCGACTGGTACCTCGACGAGCCCCAGGATGGCCAGGAGCTCCCGGCAGAGGG GGCAGTGCCCTCCTGCCACCCCAGCGTGCTCTCCGGCCTCCTCCACACCTGCCTGGCGGTGCTGTCG GTCctcgtgctgctgctgctggctgtgCTCATGAGGCGCCGCCAACTCCGGCCCCGCTGCAGGCATGGTGGGCCTAGACTGCCCAG CCCTGTGGACTTCTTGGCTGGGGACATGACCTGGACAGTGCCCGCGGCTGTCTTCATGGTCCTCTTCAGCTCCTTGTGTTTGCTGCTCCCCGCTGAGGACGCGCTGCCCTTCCTGACCTTGGCCTCGTTCCCCAGCGGAG atggaagaaCTGTGACTCTGAGAG GGCCTTGGAAGATACTTGCCCTGCTCTATTACCCTGCCCTCTACTACCCTCTGGCTGCCTGCGCCACCGTCAGGCACGGAGCCGCACACCTGCTCGGCAGCATGCTGTCCTGGGCTCACTTTGGGGTCCAGGTCTGGCAGAGGGCAGAGTGTCCTCAGACACCCCAG ATCCACAAGTACTACTCCCTGCTGGcttccctgcctctgcttctgggCCTTGGATTCCTGAGCCTTTGGTACCCGGTGCAGCTGGTGAGAAGCGTCAGGCGCAGGCCAGGAGCGGGCTCCGAG GGGCTGCAGAGCAGCTACTCGGAGGACTATCTGAGGACCCTCCTCTGCCGGAAGAAGCTGGCAAGCAG CTCCCGCGCCTCCAAGCACGGCTTCCTGTCCCGGGCCTGGGTGTCCTACAGAAACTACATCTACACTCCACAGCGAG GATTCCGACTCCCTCTGAAGCTGGTGCTTTCAGCCACTTTGACAGGGAGCGCCATCTATCAG GTGgccctgctgctgctggtgggcgTCGTACCCACCATCCAGAGGATGAGGGCGGGGATCACCACGGACATCTGCTACCTGCTGGCCGGCTTCGGGATCCTTCTCTCGGAGGACAAGCAGGAGGTGGTGGGGCTGGTGAAGTACTACCTGTGGGCTCTGGAAG cttgCTACATCTCGGCCTTGGTCCTGTCGTGCTCACTCACCTTCCTCATGCTGATCCGCTCGCTGGTGACACACAG GACCAACCTGCAAGCTCTGCACCGAGGGGCTGCCCTGGACCTgggccccctgccccagcacccccacccctcccgccaGGCCATAGTGTGTTGGATGAGCTTCAGCGCCTACCACACTGCTTTTACCTGCCTTG GGCTCCTGGTACAGCAGATCATCTTCTTCCTGGGGACCACAATCCTTGCCTTCCTGGTGTTCATGCCCGTGCTCCACGGCAGGAACCTCCTGCTCCTCCGACACTTGGAGTCCTCATG gCCCTTCTGGCTGACCTTGTCCCTGGCTGTGATCCTACAGAACACGGCAGCCCACTGGGTCTTCCTGGAGACTCACCATGGACGCCCAGAGCTTACCAACCG gcgaGTGCTCTATGCAGtcaccttctttctcttccccatcaACGTGCTGGTGGGTGCCATGGTGGTCGCCTGGCGGGTGCTCCTCTCTGCCCTCTACAACGCCATCCACCTTGGCCAGATGGATCTCAGCCTGATGCCACCTAGGGCAGCCGCTCTGGACCCAG GCTACTACACATACTGCAGCTTCTTGAAGATTGAGGCCAGCCAGTCGCATCCAGCCACCACAGCCTTCTGCACCCTGCTTCTGCGCACGCGGCAACCCCGGCGCCCCCAGGACGGCCTCAGAcggggggaggaagaagaag GGATGCAGCTGCTGCAGACCAAGGACCCGGCCGCCAGGGGAGTGGGGTCCAGGGCCCGCCAGGGCAGGGCCCGCTGGGGGCTGGCCTACACGCTGCTGCACAACCCGGCCCTGCAGGCCTTCCGGAAGCCGGCCCTGTCGGGCGCCTAG
- the STRA6 gene encoding receptor for retinol uptake STRA6 isoform X3, with translation MVTNDGEGGEEKGRSMSSQAAGNQTASGAADDYSDWYLDEPQDGQELPAEGAVPSCHPSVLSGLLHTCLAVLSVLVLLLLAVLMRRRQLRPRCRHGGPRLPSPVDFLAGDMTWTVPAAVFMVLFSSLCLLLPAEDALPFLTLASFPSGDGRTVTLRGPWKILALLYYPALYYPLAACATVRHGAAHLLGSMLSWAHFGVQVWQRAECPQTPQIHKYYSLLASLPLLLGLGFLSLWYPVQLVRSVRRRPGAGSEGLQSSYSEDYLRTLLCRKKLASSSRASKHGFLSRAWVSYRNYIYTPQRGFRLPLKLVLSATLTGSAIYQVALLLLVGVVPTIQRMRAGITTDICYLLAGFGILLSEDKQEVVGLVKYYLWALEACYISALVLSCSLTFLMLIRSLVTHRTNLQALHRGAALDLGPLPQHPHPSRQAIVCWMSFSAYHTAFTCLGLLVQQIIFFLGTTILAFLVFMPVLHGRNLLLLRHLESSWPFWLTLSLAVILQNTAAHWVFLETHHGRPELTNRRVLYAVTFFLFPINVLVGAMVVAWRVLLSALYNAIHLGQMDLSLMPPRAAALDPGYYTYCSFLKIEASQSHPATTAFCTLLLRTRQPRRPQDGLRRGEEEEGMQLLQTKDPAARGVGSRARQGRARWGLAYTLLHNPALQAFRKPALSGA, from the exons gggaggggggggaggagaaaggcCGGAGCATGTCGTCCCAGGCGGCGGGGAACCAGACCGCCTCCGGAGCCGCAGACGACTACAGCGACTGGTACCTCGACGAGCCCCAGGATGGCCAGGAGCTCCCGGCAGAGGG GGCAGTGCCCTCCTGCCACCCCAGCGTGCTCTCCGGCCTCCTCCACACCTGCCTGGCGGTGCTGTCG GTCctcgtgctgctgctgctggctgtgCTCATGAGGCGCCGCCAACTCCGGCCCCGCTGCAGGCATGGTGGGCCTAGACTGCCCAG CCCTGTGGACTTCTTGGCTGGGGACATGACCTGGACAGTGCCCGCGGCTGTCTTCATGGTCCTCTTCAGCTCCTTGTGTTTGCTGCTCCCCGCTGAGGACGCGCTGCCCTTCCTGACCTTGGCCTCGTTCCCCAGCGGAG atggaagaaCTGTGACTCTGAGAG GGCCTTGGAAGATACTTGCCCTGCTCTATTACCCTGCCCTCTACTACCCTCTGGCTGCCTGCGCCACCGTCAGGCACGGAGCCGCACACCTGCTCGGCAGCATGCTGTCCTGGGCTCACTTTGGGGTCCAGGTCTGGCAGAGGGCAGAGTGTCCTCAGACACCCCAG ATCCACAAGTACTACTCCCTGCTGGcttccctgcctctgcttctgggCCTTGGATTCCTGAGCCTTTGGTACCCGGTGCAGCTGGTGAGAAGCGTCAGGCGCAGGCCAGGAGCGGGCTCCGAG GGGCTGCAGAGCAGCTACTCGGAGGACTATCTGAGGACCCTCCTCTGCCGGAAGAAGCTGGCAAGCAG CTCCCGCGCCTCCAAGCACGGCTTCCTGTCCCGGGCCTGGGTGTCCTACAGAAACTACATCTACACTCCACAGCGAG GATTCCGACTCCCTCTGAAGCTGGTGCTTTCAGCCACTTTGACAGGGAGCGCCATCTATCAG GTGgccctgctgctgctggtgggcgTCGTACCCACCATCCAGAGGATGAGGGCGGGGATCACCACGGACATCTGCTACCTGCTGGCCGGCTTCGGGATCCTTCTCTCGGAGGACAAGCAGGAGGTGGTGGGGCTGGTGAAGTACTACCTGTGGGCTCTGGAAG cttgCTACATCTCGGCCTTGGTCCTGTCGTGCTCACTCACCTTCCTCATGCTGATCCGCTCGCTGGTGACACACAG GACCAACCTGCAAGCTCTGCACCGAGGGGCTGCCCTGGACCTgggccccctgccccagcacccccacccctcccgccaGGCCATAGTGTGTTGGATGAGCTTCAGCGCCTACCACACTGCTTTTACCTGCCTTG GGCTCCTGGTACAGCAGATCATCTTCTTCCTGGGGACCACAATCCTTGCCTTCCTGGTGTTCATGCCCGTGCTCCACGGCAGGAACCTCCTGCTCCTCCGACACTTGGAGTCCTCATG gCCCTTCTGGCTGACCTTGTCCCTGGCTGTGATCCTACAGAACACGGCAGCCCACTGGGTCTTCCTGGAGACTCACCATGGACGCCCAGAGCTTACCAACCG gcgaGTGCTCTATGCAGtcaccttctttctcttccccatcaACGTGCTGGTGGGTGCCATGGTGGTCGCCTGGCGGGTGCTCCTCTCTGCCCTCTACAACGCCATCCACCTTGGCCAGATGGATCTCAGCCTGATGCCACCTAGGGCAGCCGCTCTGGACCCAG GCTACTACACATACTGCAGCTTCTTGAAGATTGAGGCCAGCCAGTCGCATCCAGCCACCACAGCCTTCTGCACCCTGCTTCTGCGCACGCGGCAACCCCGGCGCCCCCAGGACGGCCTCAGAcggggggaggaagaagaag GGATGCAGCTGCTGCAGACCAAGGACCCGGCCGCCAGGGGAGTGGGGTCCAGGGCCCGCCAGGGCAGGGCCCGCTGGGGGCTGGCCTACACGCTGCTGCACAACCCGGCCCTGCAGGCCTTCCGGAAGCCGGCCCTGTCGGGCGCCTAG
- the STRA6 gene encoding receptor for retinol uptake STRA6 isoform X6: MRWARMCVQEAQEAGEGGEEKGRSMSSQAAGNQTASGAADDYSDWYLDEPQDGQELPAEGAVPSCHPSVLSGLLHTCLAVLSVLVLLLLAVLMRRRQLRPRCRHGGPRLPSPVDFLAGDMTWTVPAAVFMVLFSSLCLLLPAEDALPFLTLASFPSGDGRTVTLRGPWKILALLYYPALYYPLAACATVRHGAAHLLGSMLSWAHFGVQVWQRAECPQTPQIHKYYSLLASLPLLLGLGFLSLWYPVQLVRSVRRRPGAGSEGLQSSYSEDYLRTLLCRKKLASSSRASKHGFLSRAWVSYRNYIYTPQRGFRLPLKLVLSATLTGSAIYQVALLLLVGVVPTIQRMRAGITTDICYLLAGFGILLSEDKQEVVGLVKYYLWALEACYISALVLSCSLTFLMLIRSLVTHRTNLQALHRGAALDLGPLPQHPHPSRQAIVCWMSFSAYHTAFTCLGLLVQQIIFFLGTTILAFLVFMPVLHGRNLLLLRHLESSWPFWLTLSLAVILQNTAAHWVFLETHHGRPELTNRRVLYAVTFFLFPINVLVGAMVVAWRVLLSALYNAIHLGQMDLSLMPPRAAALDPGYYTYCSFLKIEASQSHPATTAFCTLLLRTRQPRRPQDGLRRGEEEEGMQLLQTKDPAARGVGSRARQGRARWGLAYTLLHNPALQAFRKPALSGA; this comes from the exons ATGCGGTGGGCAAGGATGTGTGTGCAGGAGGCGCAGGAGGCAG gggaggggggggaggagaaaggcCGGAGCATGTCGTCCCAGGCGGCGGGGAACCAGACCGCCTCCGGAGCCGCAGACGACTACAGCGACTGGTACCTCGACGAGCCCCAGGATGGCCAGGAGCTCCCGGCAGAGGG GGCAGTGCCCTCCTGCCACCCCAGCGTGCTCTCCGGCCTCCTCCACACCTGCCTGGCGGTGCTGTCG GTCctcgtgctgctgctgctggctgtgCTCATGAGGCGCCGCCAACTCCGGCCCCGCTGCAGGCATGGTGGGCCTAGACTGCCCAG CCCTGTGGACTTCTTGGCTGGGGACATGACCTGGACAGTGCCCGCGGCTGTCTTCATGGTCCTCTTCAGCTCCTTGTGTTTGCTGCTCCCCGCTGAGGACGCGCTGCCCTTCCTGACCTTGGCCTCGTTCCCCAGCGGAG atggaagaaCTGTGACTCTGAGAG GGCCTTGGAAGATACTTGCCCTGCTCTATTACCCTGCCCTCTACTACCCTCTGGCTGCCTGCGCCACCGTCAGGCACGGAGCCGCACACCTGCTCGGCAGCATGCTGTCCTGGGCTCACTTTGGGGTCCAGGTCTGGCAGAGGGCAGAGTGTCCTCAGACACCCCAG ATCCACAAGTACTACTCCCTGCTGGcttccctgcctctgcttctgggCCTTGGATTCCTGAGCCTTTGGTACCCGGTGCAGCTGGTGAGAAGCGTCAGGCGCAGGCCAGGAGCGGGCTCCGAG GGGCTGCAGAGCAGCTACTCGGAGGACTATCTGAGGACCCTCCTCTGCCGGAAGAAGCTGGCAAGCAG CTCCCGCGCCTCCAAGCACGGCTTCCTGTCCCGGGCCTGGGTGTCCTACAGAAACTACATCTACACTCCACAGCGAG GATTCCGACTCCCTCTGAAGCTGGTGCTTTCAGCCACTTTGACAGGGAGCGCCATCTATCAG GTGgccctgctgctgctggtgggcgTCGTACCCACCATCCAGAGGATGAGGGCGGGGATCACCACGGACATCTGCTACCTGCTGGCCGGCTTCGGGATCCTTCTCTCGGAGGACAAGCAGGAGGTGGTGGGGCTGGTGAAGTACTACCTGTGGGCTCTGGAAG cttgCTACATCTCGGCCTTGGTCCTGTCGTGCTCACTCACCTTCCTCATGCTGATCCGCTCGCTGGTGACACACAG GACCAACCTGCAAGCTCTGCACCGAGGGGCTGCCCTGGACCTgggccccctgccccagcacccccacccctcccgccaGGCCATAGTGTGTTGGATGAGCTTCAGCGCCTACCACACTGCTTTTACCTGCCTTG GGCTCCTGGTACAGCAGATCATCTTCTTCCTGGGGACCACAATCCTTGCCTTCCTGGTGTTCATGCCCGTGCTCCACGGCAGGAACCTCCTGCTCCTCCGACACTTGGAGTCCTCATG gCCCTTCTGGCTGACCTTGTCCCTGGCTGTGATCCTACAGAACACGGCAGCCCACTGGGTCTTCCTGGAGACTCACCATGGACGCCCAGAGCTTACCAACCG gcgaGTGCTCTATGCAGtcaccttctttctcttccccatcaACGTGCTGGTGGGTGCCATGGTGGTCGCCTGGCGGGTGCTCCTCTCTGCCCTCTACAACGCCATCCACCTTGGCCAGATGGATCTCAGCCTGATGCCACCTAGGGCAGCCGCTCTGGACCCAG GCTACTACACATACTGCAGCTTCTTGAAGATTGAGGCCAGCCAGTCGCATCCAGCCACCACAGCCTTCTGCACCCTGCTTCTGCGCACGCGGCAACCCCGGCGCCCCCAGGACGGCCTCAGAcggggggaggaagaagaag GGATGCAGCTGCTGCAGACCAAGGACCCGGCCGCCAGGGGAGTGGGGTCCAGGGCCCGCCAGGGCAGGGCCCGCTGGGGGCTGGCCTACACGCTGCTGCACAACCCGGCCCTGCAGGCCTTCCGGAAGCCGGCCCTGTCGGGCGCCTAG
- the STRA6 gene encoding receptor for retinol uptake STRA6 isoform X4 yields MRRRQLRPRCRHGGPRLPSPVDFLAGDMTWTVPAAVFMVLFSSLCLLLPAEDALPFLTLASFPSGDGRTVTLRGPWKILALLYYPALYYPLAACATVRHGAAHLLGSMLSWAHFGVQVWQRAECPQTPQIHKYYSLLASLPLLLGLGFLSLWYPVQLVRSVRRRPGAGSEGLQSSYSEDYLRTLLCRKKLASSSRASKHGFLSRAWVSYRNYIYTPQRGFRLPLKLVLSATLTGSAIYQVALLLLVGVVPTIQRMRAGITTDICYLLAGFGILLSEDKQEVVGLVKYYLWALEACYISALVLSCSLTFLMLIRSLVTHRTNLQALHRGAALDLGPLPQHPHPSRQAIVCWMSFSAYHTAFTCLGLLVQQIIFFLGTTILAFLVFMPVLHGRNLLLLRHLESSWPFWLTLSLAVILQNTAAHWVFLETHHGRPELTNRRVLYAVTFFLFPINVLVGAMVVAWRVLLSALYNAIHLGQMDLSLMPPRAAALDPGYYTYCSFLKIEASQSHPATTAFCTLLLRTRQPRRPQDGLRRGEEEEGMQLLQTKDPAARGVGSRARQGRARWGLAYTLLHNPALQAFRKPALSGA; encoded by the exons ATGAGGCGCCGCCAACTCCGGCCCCGCTGCAGGCATGGTGGGCCTAGACTGCCCAG CCCTGTGGACTTCTTGGCTGGGGACATGACCTGGACAGTGCCCGCGGCTGTCTTCATGGTCCTCTTCAGCTCCTTGTGTTTGCTGCTCCCCGCTGAGGACGCGCTGCCCTTCCTGACCTTGGCCTCGTTCCCCAGCGGAG atggaagaaCTGTGACTCTGAGAG GGCCTTGGAAGATACTTGCCCTGCTCTATTACCCTGCCCTCTACTACCCTCTGGCTGCCTGCGCCACCGTCAGGCACGGAGCCGCACACCTGCTCGGCAGCATGCTGTCCTGGGCTCACTTTGGGGTCCAGGTCTGGCAGAGGGCAGAGTGTCCTCAGACACCCCAG ATCCACAAGTACTACTCCCTGCTGGcttccctgcctctgcttctgggCCTTGGATTCCTGAGCCTTTGGTACCCGGTGCAGCTGGTGAGAAGCGTCAGGCGCAGGCCAGGAGCGGGCTCCGAG GGGCTGCAGAGCAGCTACTCGGAGGACTATCTGAGGACCCTCCTCTGCCGGAAGAAGCTGGCAAGCAG CTCCCGCGCCTCCAAGCACGGCTTCCTGTCCCGGGCCTGGGTGTCCTACAGAAACTACATCTACACTCCACAGCGAG GATTCCGACTCCCTCTGAAGCTGGTGCTTTCAGCCACTTTGACAGGGAGCGCCATCTATCAG GTGgccctgctgctgctggtgggcgTCGTACCCACCATCCAGAGGATGAGGGCGGGGATCACCACGGACATCTGCTACCTGCTGGCCGGCTTCGGGATCCTTCTCTCGGAGGACAAGCAGGAGGTGGTGGGGCTGGTGAAGTACTACCTGTGGGCTCTGGAAG cttgCTACATCTCGGCCTTGGTCCTGTCGTGCTCACTCACCTTCCTCATGCTGATCCGCTCGCTGGTGACACACAG GACCAACCTGCAAGCTCTGCACCGAGGGGCTGCCCTGGACCTgggccccctgccccagcacccccacccctcccgccaGGCCATAGTGTGTTGGATGAGCTTCAGCGCCTACCACACTGCTTTTACCTGCCTTG GGCTCCTGGTACAGCAGATCATCTTCTTCCTGGGGACCACAATCCTTGCCTTCCTGGTGTTCATGCCCGTGCTCCACGGCAGGAACCTCCTGCTCCTCCGACACTTGGAGTCCTCATG gCCCTTCTGGCTGACCTTGTCCCTGGCTGTGATCCTACAGAACACGGCAGCCCACTGGGTCTTCCTGGAGACTCACCATGGACGCCCAGAGCTTACCAACCG gcgaGTGCTCTATGCAGtcaccttctttctcttccccatcaACGTGCTGGTGGGTGCCATGGTGGTCGCCTGGCGGGTGCTCCTCTCTGCCCTCTACAACGCCATCCACCTTGGCCAGATGGATCTCAGCCTGATGCCACCTAGGGCAGCCGCTCTGGACCCAG GCTACTACACATACTGCAGCTTCTTGAAGATTGAGGCCAGCCAGTCGCATCCAGCCACCACAGCCTTCTGCACCCTGCTTCTGCGCACGCGGCAACCCCGGCGCCCCCAGGACGGCCTCAGAcggggggaggaagaagaag GGATGCAGCTGCTGCAGACCAAGGACCCGGCCGCCAGGGGAGTGGGGTCCAGGGCCCGCCAGGGCAGGGCCCGCTGGGGGCTGGCCTACACGCTGCTGCACAACCCGGCCCTGCAGGCCTTCCGGAAGCCGGCCCTGTCGGGCGCCTAG